TGGTAAGGCAGCCGTTGTTGACCCTTATTTAAGGATTGGTCGACTCAATGCAGCACAGATGTGAAGTAGCTCTCAACAACAGTGGTTATACAACTAAATATTAGTTTGGTGATTCACAGGAATGCTAAATCTTAACATTTCTTCAGTTTATTGATGAAATATTTGAGTTTGATGTAAAATATAATGAGCAGTGTTCCCAATATatggaaataaaaatattataaagCTATActcatgttttaaaaaacactGCTATTATTTGGAACACAACTGTGCATGCTTAAGGAGagcttttgttgctttaaaacacaaaagttTCAAGGTTAATTTTGTATTTAACAGAGTGGCATGGGATGTTGCTCCTTCCATAAAGACAGGAAAAGCAGAGAGCATGAACAGTCCAGTTAATAAATCTAGACTCAAAGAGATGTATGAAGATCTACGACAGAACTGGATTGAGATCAAAGATCACCTGAAATCAAATAATCAAAACCCAAAGACTGTTGAAGCCGCAGTTCAGGTACAGAACTGTCTGATTAAGAGATAACATTAGTAGTACAATTTAGGCGGTAActacatttattgtgttttttgtgtgcataaTGTTTTTCTTATAGAGAATGTttgaagaggaaagagaaaagatGGAGCAATGcaaaaagcaaatctacacaATGAGTGGACTGTGTGAGGACAGCAGTGGATCAACATCTACCAAGGTACCAGCTATACTATAATTTACAACTGGTTCAATCAGGAACATTGTGGACTCACAGTATTGCAGCTGAAACTTGGATGAAGATGACGTTGTGAGGTGTGTGTAGAATAGAGGCATAGagacaaaaaataacaaatgacaTACAATAGAATAGTAtaacagacattttttaaaacataatctaatattataatgtataaACAGCATGTAAGAATGTCTTTAAAATTGCTTTATCTGAATAcaagatttcaaaataaaagactcaATTCAATTTAATCTTATTTATATAGTacattttacagtcagaatGGTCTCAAAGCatttcacagaaacccagagcctaaggccccttaagagcaacagtgtcaaGGAACTTTTTTAGCAGGAATAAACCTGActcatggaggaggagagaggaacaaacatgatacataaacatgacaggttgttgatgttgtcaagcaagCTGAAACTATTATggttatattatagtggatatACACATCATCAGTTAATACATATTACTAATAAAAACAGTTATAAAATAGTAATTATAATAATAGTAGAACAACAGTGGTGGGTGTAGTCAATATGCATTGGAATGATCAagggctggactgcaggtcagcatgcaggtctgaggcagagagacctgcacagagagagagagagagagagtttatgTATCATCAGTATGTATCAGCCTGATGAAGAGAGGTAAGAGGGATTGAGGGGGGCAAGAAACTGCTCAGACTTGAGGGAACGAATCTTTTTTATGACGTTTCTCCTGCTCATCTGCTCCTTTTTGTTTCAGGCTCAAGAGTGCAGCCAGATAGCAATACAGAATATTCAACTGGCTCTCTACTATGGAAATAAACATCTTCTGGAGGTTTGTGGAACATCACATATTTTAAAGCGATGCAGCACATACAGGAACAATATAAGGAAATGATTGTGGCTAACTGGCAAGTTTGAAGAACTGAGCTGTCtttttccacacagactgaggaCGTGCAGTGTTGGGAATCGAAACTCTCCTTGTTGGGCCGTTTGATGGCATTAAACAATCCTTCTCTTCAACCTGAATGGGAGAATCACAGTCCTGGGATGGATGCCTGGAATATCCTTCCAACAAACCTCATGCCAGTTTATGCCAAGCCGGAAAAGTGCATGCAGCCCCAAAATACACGCTGTTCACAGCTATGAACTTTTCCCTTCCTTTGTGGATCACAAACTGCTGTGTAGCCAAACACTGCACGGCTGTGTTTCATTTGCTGTGTTATTATAGTTTTGCTAAAGGGCTTGAATAAATGTATCTTTTTTTGATATGGAGGCCTTTCAATAATGAGTCCAATGCTTTtaccagacttttttttttgaacaaagCTGCATCCTATCGTGACTGGAGATTTTTGTAAACTTTGAttttaaaatcattaattaaacTGAATTCAAAATGAGGTGACTGGTGATATGAAGCTTTATTACTCTCAGCTAGTAATGAGAACTACTGCTATTATTAATACTgttattagtattattagtattaatacATAATCACTATTgaattttccacattttttttttactccacttTAGCTCATTTTTGCTAAATGTGTCTTATGGCGtaacagcacaaaacaaaaaggtttaTTAGAGCAGACAATATTCTGAGAATACTGTAGACAAATTTAGGcgtaatgtatgtatgtatgtaatgtagacaatcacagctgctgctgtcctttGCCAACAACACTACAGCAATATTATGTTATCGTATATTTTCCCTTTTTGTGTTCGTCTTTAACTTTGTGACAGAAGTGTATAAACATCGTATAAACATGCTGAAGATATTAACATCTTGTTTATTGCACCACTGAAAAAGGTTATGTATCATAGGAGACTAGCTCTGTGGCATAATTAAAATATCCAAATAATGAAGCAGGTATCAagagggatggagaggaagtggtaCTTCTCCAAATCAGATGAATCcaagagggcctggagagataGTTTACTGGCATATAAGAATGGTCGGACCACACAATAATGTTAGATGAACTACTGGACACAGATTCatctcttaaagggacagtttcTTTGCTATACGGGAATATCCAGAAGTTGGCTTCCCCATCTCTTGATTGTATAAAAAGAAATTGGAGGAGGATTTTGAGTTGGACATATCAGAGGCTGCCCAGAGATGGGCATAgtagggcaacaacccagcagcagctacctcctccttgcacaaaggagcactgccagagccctgcaacatgacctccagcaggccactaatatgcatgtttctgctcataCACTGTCAGAAACAGCCTCCATCAGGGGGGTATGAGGgtccgacgtccacaagtggggcttgtgcttacagcccaacaccgtgcagggcgaTTTACCACacaacaccaagattggcagattcaccattggcgccctgtgctcttcacggatgagagcaggttcacactgtgCACATGCAGTGTgcgttctaatggtacattgtgttagctaataaTGTAAAAAAGGATAATCGATGATTAGAAATCTCCTGTTacattatgttagcacagcagaactgttatgctgattaGAAAAGCTATAGAACTGTCCTGGtcaaacttttgaacagtagtgcATCTGTTACTGAGCTGTTGTTAAGTTTCGACTAGTGATGTGTCTTTGGCATGTGAATGATGGAAGGAGGCGCCCTGAGCCTTTTGGGTTTTCTAAAGTAATCCAATGCCGAAGGATATGAAGAGCTACACACTATTTATTTAAGAACAACCTAATGTAACAGTGGCAAAAGTATGTAAAGCTtaggtagagaagattgaagcaagatgtttcgctgctcatccaagcagcttcatcagttctgctaTGTCAAGCTTAGCTTTCATCatcacctgtgattacctgtaTAGCAAACAACTCAAGAATTTCCccgtatctttttttttcaggtggCCTATCAGGCAATCTTGAATGATTTGAAAGCTTTATATGGTTTTGAAAAGTTTATCTGGGTTTGAACAAGCTTTCTGCTACCCTCATTTATGGTAAGAATAAGACTTTGTTTCTTGAATACTCTTAATTAAGCTGGTAATTTGAAAATACAATTACTGACAAATATAAGGAGTTGTTGGGAGTTTTGGTGTTGCAGGTCTCATTCAGGTGCAGCAAGTGATCAAGCCCACTGTCATTTCACTGCTACAACTGATCCTGATATAATAGAGTATATTTAGTGCTGATTGAGTGCATCCaggtttttaaaaagaaatgtgatTTTTGGAAACAAGAAAAGAGGCCATGTAAGTCCAAGTGGTCAATAGCTGCTAAGAACCgttttaagtttaagttttaaatgatttgttTGCTGCTGACTTGGGCAAATCTACAGTTATTGCTTTTAAATTTAACTGC
This sequence is a window from Parambassis ranga chromosome 17, fParRan2.1, whole genome shotgun sequence. Protein-coding genes within it:
- the LOC114449309 gene encoding trichoplein keratin filament-binding protein-like isoform X3, whose protein sequence is MEPHGRKDGGRNNRHDKQALSVKNPDHRMTSQQTGSYSSPEGHPRPMPYPDSLEGQHSQQRSPDLASRQDQSMMEMDLRKKLHETIQKLEETRSVLQERKKKLESFKESYSSPEGHPRPMPYPDSLGGQHSQQRSPDLASRQDQSMMEMDLRKKLHETTQELEETRSALQEKKKKLESFKERVAWDVAPSIKTGKAESMNSPVNKSRLKEMYEDLRQNWIEIKDHLKSNNQNPKTVEAAVQRMFEEEREKMEQCKKQIYTMSGLCEDSSGSTSTKAQECSQIAIQNIQLALYYGNKHLLETEDVQCWESKLSLLGRLMALNNPSLQPEWENHSPGMDAWNILPTNLMPVYAKPEKCMQPQNTRCSQL
- the LOC114449309 gene encoding uncharacterized protein LOC114449309 isoform X4; its protein translation is MEPHGRKDGGRNNRHDKQALSVKNPDHRMTSQQTGSYSSPEGHPRPMPYPDSLGGQHSQQRSALQETKKKRWEIELEPFKERLVVRVSQRQGHHGPVEEVLLLRSPDLASRQDQSMMEMDLRKKLHETTQELEETRSALQEKKKKLESFKERVAWDVAPSIKTGKAESMNSPVNKSRLKEMYEDLRQNWIEIKDHLKSNNQNPKTVEAAVQRMFEEEREKMEQCKKQIYTMSGLCEDSSGSTSTKAQECSQIAIQNIQLALYYGNKHLLETEDVQCWESKLSLLGRLMALNNPSLQPEWENHSPGMDAWNILPTNLMPVYAKPEKCMQPQNTRCSQL
- the LOC114449309 gene encoding uncharacterized protein LOC114449309 isoform X5 produces the protein MEPHGRKDGGRNNRHDKQALSVKNPDHRMTSQQTGSYSSPEGHPRPMPYPDSLEGQHSQQRSALQETKKKRWEIELEPFKERLVVRVSQRQGHHGPVEEVLLLRSPDLASRQDQSMMEMDLRKKLHETTQELEETRSALQEKKKKLESFKERVAWDVAPSIKTGKAESMNSPVNKSRLKEMYEDLRQNWIEIKDHLKSNNQNPKTVEAAVQRMFEEEREKMEQCKKQIYTMSGLCEDSSGSTSTKAQECSQIAIQNIQLALYYGNKHLLETEDVQCWESKLSLLGRLMALNNPSLQPEWENHSPGMDAWNILPTNLMPVYAKPEKCMQPQNTRCSQL